The DNA segment CTCTTTATCTTGACAGGCATCTCGGGGATTCTCGAAATGATTATCGGCCTCTTCCAGGATGAATTCATTTTAAACATTGGTGGCATACTTGCGCTTTTAACCGGCTTGGGTTTATTAAAGCTCAGCTCGGGTTGGCGTTCCTTTGCACTTTTTGTTCTGTGGTTCTACATGATAGGAATCCCGGCCATGCTTGTATTCTGTGCAATTAGTGATAACGATAAAATGCAAATTTTCAACAAAGAGATCGTAAACCCTCCTCTGTTGTATGATCTAGCCTTTATGGTTCCCCTCTTCTTAATTGTCCTCTGGATGTACCACATCCTTACCCGACCCAATGTTCGCAAACTCTTCATTCCCTCTGAGCAAACCACCAAACTGCAGTCGGACCCTACTCTTTTCGACGGATTATCCTAACGGCAAAAACGCGAGCAGCATCTAAGCTGCGAGTGACTGCGTCCATTACTAAACAGTCATCACAAAAACGCAAACGCTTACCACCCCTCAAATCCGGGGTTTCATTTTTGTCACGAGCTGGTGTGCGATGCGGGTGGGTTCGGGCAGTTTGTATTTTGTCGTGCATTGCAGGACTATTCGGATCGCGTCTTGGCGTGTGCATTTGTGGCCTGGGGAGACGTATACGGGTTTGACCCGTGTTCGCGTGCGAAGTACTGCGCCGATCTTTTCATTATCATCCCACAGCCAGGCATAGTCACCTTTTTCCGGTCCGGGTTCGTCATGCTCACCGGTGAGTCTGCTCTTGGCGCAGCCGATGGTGGGCCGATCGAAGAATAGGCCGAGATGGCTTGCGAGCCCCATGCGGCGGGGATGTGCGGTGCCTTGTCCGTCGATGATGAAGACGCTGGGCACGTGTTTAAGTTTCATCGCGGCGGCTATGCACGCGGGGCCTTCGCGAAAGCTGAGGTAGCCCGGGACATAGGGCATCTGCACGGGACGCACGGCTTCGGCTGTCTCGACGATCTCGAAATCCGGCCAGCGCATGACGACGATCACCGCGCCGATACGCGAGCCGTCTTTGCTGAACGCGCAGTCCAGACCAGCCACCAGTTTGGGCTTTTTATCGAACGAAGTGAACCGCAACTTGCCGGCAAGCTCTTCCTGCAGCGCCCGAGCCTGCTTATAGTCCAGATCCCAGCCGTGCAGATTCTTCACTCTCAAAGCATCTTCTCCCGCCACCAGGCGACGCGCTGGGCAGGGCTCGGGTCCTCACCAAGCCCGCGGTTCTTCATGATCTTTGCATACCGCTTCTCGAAGAAGTTTTGCCAGTACTTTCGTGTCTGGGCATCCTCGGGCGTCTGGCCCTTGTCTTCCGTTTCCTCAATCCACTTATCCAGCACACCCCGCAGTTCCGCCAGTTTGTCGGCATACTTCGCATCGCCCGCCAGGTTGTTGATCTCCCAGGGATCGCTTTGGAGGTCGTAAAGTTCTTCTTTTGGCCGAACGTCCGCCATGAAGGGCTTCTGCGCATCGGTCAGCTTGCCCTGCTGTTTCCACAACTGCAGCAGTGAAAGCGCAGGATACGCCTGCATCTTGTAGCAGTTCATCTGTGTATAAGGCCGATCGGGGTAGAAGTTGCGAATGTACTTAAACCGTTTCGTTCGGACGCACCGTATGCGGTCGGTGGTCTCGTCGCATCGGTCGCGGGCAGCGAATATGTACTCTCGGTCGGTCTCACCGTTGCCGAGGAAATCGACACCTTGCAGATAATCCGGTGTGTCGATGCCGCATGCGGCCAGTGATGTCGGTACAAAGTCTATCTGACTGACGAGGTCGTCCCGCACGGTCCCGGGGGCGATTTTGTCAGGCCAACGAACGACGAGGGGAACTCGTATTCCGCCTTCGTAGAGCCACTGTTTGGCGCGTAGATGTGCACGGCCGTGATCGCCGAAATAGAAGACGACCGTGTTGTCCGCCAGCCCGTCGGCTTCGAGCCGGTCGAGAACCTCGCCGATCATTCCGTCCAGTACCTGCACGGACTCCAGGTAGTCCGCCCAGTCCCGCCGTGTCAGCGGATCGTCCGGATAATAAGGCGGCAGCTTAACGTCGTCCGCATCGATTGGCCGATCCTTGTCACGCTTGAACTTTCGATGCGTCAAAAACAGGTTCACCTGCCCATAGAACGGCTGACCATTTTTGCGATCCCGCCAGTCCGTTCCGTCGAACGCATTGCCGTCAAGCTTGAAGTTATAGTCCAGCTTGCCCGGCTTTTTCCAGTTCAGGCCGTTGCTGTTGAACGTGTAATATCCAGCGTCGCGGAACATGTCCGAAACATGCTTGACCGGCTCGGGCAGCTTGTATCCGTCCCGGCGATGGCTGCGATGATGATGTGCACCGATCGTGGTCTGGTACATGCCCGTGTTGAATGCTGACCGAGTAGGCGAACACACCGGACACGCAGCGAACGCATTCGTGAACATCGCGCCTTCGCTAGCCAGTCTATCCACGTTCGGTGTTTTGACAAGCTTTTCGCCATAGCATGCGAAATCCGGCGAGGTATCTTCCGAGACTATCCACAGAACGTTAGGGCGTTGGTCTTTGCTCTTGTTTTCCGCAGCAGATTTTTTCTCGGCCCTCACATCTGCCGCATTGACGGTCAGGCCTGCAGTTACAATTCCTGCTGTCCTCAGAAAATCTCGCCTGTTCATTTTTGATCACCTTTCATAAATAAAGACCGGCTCGACGCTTTCGCAGCACCTGAGCCGGCCAACTCATTCAATGATTCAATTTTACAAAATCATGAAACATCAATCTCACTCGCCCTTAAACAATTTAAATTTCTCTGAAGGCGTGTGAGCCTTTTCCATGATCTCTTTCATCTTTGCGACTATTTCGAGGTGCTGGTCCGCAACGTTGTTCTGTTCGCCGATGTCTTTGTTAAGGTTGTAGAGCTCTATGGGAGCTTCGGGGTTTTTCTTGACGTTCAGCCGAACGGCTTTCCACTTGCCCATGCGGACGGCCTGTCTACCGCCCCAGACGGGGAACTCCCAGTAAAGATATTCGTGCTTTTTCTGCGGTTTGCCTATGAGCTCGGGCACGAAGCTTAAACCGTCGATATTAGGAGGTGCGTCGACGCCTGCAAGCTGGGCACAGGTCGGCAGTATGTCCCAGAATGCGCTTATGTGATCGCTGACACTGCCCGCCTCGATCTTGCCGGGCCAGCGGGCGATCATCGGCACGCGGATTCCGCCTTCGTAGAGGTCCCGCTTGATGCCGCGGAACGGGCCGTTGCTGTCGAAGAAGCGCCAGTCGTTGCCGCCCTCGGTGTGGGCACCGTTGTCGCTGCTGAACATCACGATGGTGTCGTCATCGATGTCAAGCTCTTTGAGCAGGGCCATGAGCCTTCCGACGTCACTGTCCATGCGGGTGACCATCGCGGCATATGCGGCGCGGGGCTGTTCCTGTCTGCCGTAGCCGTGCTTTGAGCCTTTGTAGACTTTTTCGGACCAGCCCTTGTCCTCGTATTGTTCGAGCGAATCCTCGGGCACCGCAAGCTCGGCATGCGGGATGGTAAACGGTACGAACATGAAGAACGGTTCGTCCTTGTGCTCTTTCACGAATTCGAGGGATTTTTCGGCGATCAGGTCGTGGCTGTACTGCTGTTTGCTGTCACCCTTGTTGCCCTCCAGGATCACTTTTTTGTCGTTGTGCCACAAGTGGTCGGGGTAAAAGTGGTGCGCCTCGCGCTGGCAGTTGTAGCCGAAGAATTCGTCGAAGCCCTGGTTTATCGGGTCGCCTTCGCTGCCGGGATAGCCGAGGCCCCACTTGCCGAATGCGCCTGTCGTGTAGCCGGCTCGTTTCATGACTTCGGCGACGGTCACCTTTTCGGCGGGCAGGGGCATCTGTCCTTCGGGCTGGACTTCCCAGTTGCCGCGAATGTAACAATGGCCCGTATGTCTGCCGGTCATCAGTGAACACCGAGAGGGGGCACAAACGGTCGAACCGGAATAATGGTCGGTGAACTTCATGCCCTCGGCAGCGAGCCGGTCGATGTTGGGCGTCTTTATTTTTTCCTGTCCGTAGCAACCCAGGTCGCCGATGCCGAGATCGTCGGCGAGGATGTATATGATGTTCGGCTTGCGTCCGCCTTTGCCGCCGATCTTCGCGGTCTCGGCCATGCAGCCTGAAAGTCCGCCTGTTATGACACCCGCGGCGCCAACGCCGACAGCCTTTAGAAAATCCCTTCTGCTGAATCCCATTTTGAACTCTCCACAAACATTATTAACGCTGTTTAGCCCGCGCCTTGAGCTGATTGTCCTTGTGATCAAACTTTTCTTTGTCGAATCGCGGGTTCTTCTCGGTTGGTATCGGCGCGTCGACCTCGGCCTGCCATTTCTTCAAAATGCCGTGCAGTTCCTTCGCCTTCTCCGGCATCTTCCTGGCAAGGTCGTTCGTCTCACCGATATCTTCCTTAAGATTATACAGCTCAACATGCCCGTCATCAAAGAATTCTATCAGTTTCCAGTCACCCACACGTACAGCACCGCCCGGAACGGTCCGCCAGACTCCCTGGGAAGGCTTGTATCCTCCCAGGTATGCCGGGAAATGCCAGAATACGGCCTTGCGTTCCAGCATTTTGCCGCCTTCGAGCAGTTTGACGATGCTTTCGCCATCCAGAACATGGCCAGCCGGCTTCTTCGCTCCGCATGCCTCCAGCAGCGTTGGATAAAAGTCCGTACCGATCACCGGTACATCGCAATTACTTCCCGCCTTGACCTTCCCCGGCCATTTCACTATCAGCGGTTCGCGTATTCCGCCTTCGTAAAGCATTCCCTTCGACCCCCGCAACGGCGAATTGTCCGTAACCCCGCCGTGACCGCCGTTGTCCGAGAAGAAGACCACGATTGTTTCGTCCTCGATCCCCAGCTCAGCCAGCTTATCCATAATTCGGCCGACACCCTTGTCGGTACTCTCCACCATCGCTGCATATGTCGAATTGTTCTGTCCGCCGTCAGGCTCTTTATTTTTATACTTCTCGATCATCTGTTTTTTGGCCTGCAGCGGGGTATGCACGGCATAGTGCGGC comes from the Anaerohalosphaera lusitana genome and includes:
- a CDS encoding sulfatase, whose amino-acid sequence is MLNRRSFLKKAGFAAVLASSGVRSQVLGADEKSKNRKPNVVFILIDDMGWRDVGFMGSKYYETPNIDRLASEGMVFTDAYANAPNCAPSRACLMSGQYSPRHGVYTVAPSARGKSIYRKIVPTPTKRVLDPAIPTLAEALKPAGYVSASMGKWHLGNDPQAGPVAQGFDLNVGGFQAGHPKSYFSPYRNPELEDGPRGEYLTDRLTDEALKFIETNKDRPFFLYLPHYAVHTPLQAKKQMIEKYKNKEPDGGQNNSTYAAMVESTDKGVGRIMDKLAELGIEDETIVVFFSDNGGHGGVTDNSPLRGSKGMLYEGGIREPLIVKWPGKVKAGSNCDVPVIGTDFYPTLLEACGAKKPAGHVLDGESIVKLLEGGKMLERKAVFWHFPAYLGGYKPSQGVWRTVPGGAVRVGDWKLIEFFDDGHVELYNLKEDIGETNDLARKMPEKAKELHGILKKWQAEVDAPIPTEKNPRFDKEKFDHKDNQLKARAKQR
- the nfi gene encoding deoxyribonuclease V (cleaves DNA at apurinic or apyrimidinic sites), translating into MKNLHGWDLDYKQARALQEELAGKLRFTSFDKKPKLVAGLDCAFSKDGSRIGAVIVVMRWPDFEIVETAEAVRPVQMPYVPGYLSFREGPACIAAAMKLKHVPSVFIIDGQGTAHPRRMGLASHLGLFFDRPTIGCAKSRLTGEHDEPGPEKGDYAWLWDDNEKIGAVLRTRTRVKPVYVSPGHKCTRQDAIRIVLQCTTKYKLPEPTRIAHQLVTKMKPRI
- a CDS encoding sulfatase, with protein sequence MNRRDFLRTAGIVTAGLTVNAADVRAEKKSAAENKSKDQRPNVLWIVSEDTSPDFACYGEKLVKTPNVDRLASEGAMFTNAFAACPVCSPTRSAFNTGMYQTTIGAHHHRSHRRDGYKLPEPVKHVSDMFRDAGYYTFNSNGLNWKKPGKLDYNFKLDGNAFDGTDWRDRKNGQPFYGQVNLFLTHRKFKRDKDRPIDADDVKLPPYYPDDPLTRRDWADYLESVQVLDGMIGEVLDRLEADGLADNTVVFYFGDHGRAHLRAKQWLYEGGIRVPLVVRWPDKIAPGTVRDDLVSQIDFVPTSLAACGIDTPDYLQGVDFLGNGETDREYIFAARDRCDETTDRIRCVRTKRFKYIRNFYPDRPYTQMNCYKMQAYPALSLLQLWKQQGKLTDAQKPFMADVRPKEELYDLQSDPWEINNLAGDAKYADKLAELRGVLDKWIEETEDKGQTPEDAQTRKYWQNFFEKRYAKIMKNRGLGEDPSPAQRVAWWREKML
- a CDS encoding sulfatase-like hydrolase/transferase, which produces MGFSRRDFLKAVGVGAAGVITGGLSGCMAETAKIGGKGGRKPNIIYILADDLGIGDLGCYGQEKIKTPNIDRLAAEGMKFTDHYSGSTVCAPSRCSLMTGRHTGHCYIRGNWEVQPEGQMPLPAEKVTVAEVMKRAGYTTGAFGKWGLGYPGSEGDPINQGFDEFFGYNCQREAHHFYPDHLWHNDKKVILEGNKGDSKQQYSHDLIAEKSLEFVKEHKDEPFFMFVPFTIPHAELAVPEDSLEQYEDKGWSEKVYKGSKHGYGRQEQPRAAYAAMVTRMDSDVGRLMALLKELDIDDDTIVMFSSDNGAHTEGGNDWRFFDSNGPFRGIKRDLYEGGIRVPMIARWPGKIEAGSVSDHISAFWDILPTCAQLAGVDAPPNIDGLSFVPELIGKPQKKHEYLYWEFPVWGGRQAVRMGKWKAVRLNVKKNPEAPIELYNLNKDIGEQNNVADQHLEIVAKMKEIMEKAHTPSEKFKLFKGE